A single genomic interval of Zingiber officinale cultivar Zhangliang chromosome 4A, Zo_v1.1, whole genome shotgun sequence harbors:
- the LOC121969125 gene encoding tRNA (guanine(26)-N(2))-dimethyltransferase-like, protein MAAVVAAHFFPIPPSPPFLHTRIRNPTRRPPFPANASQTERDVEFETGNSFFLSESALGRDLGVLSATLHQQSLYSGSGLRVIDAMCGCSIRTLRYLAQAGADFVWANDASEDCRPLILSNLSRHPRVSPGGDRCWVVSHLDANRVLAENYLRREFFDFVDVDSFGSNSSFMGMAVATVRKGGLLYITSTDGHSSGGHRPHW, encoded by the coding sequence ATGGCCGCCGTTGTCGCGGCCCACTTCTTTCCTATTCCTCCCTCCCCTCCCTTCCTCCATACCCGTATACGAAACCCGACCCGTCGGCCTCCGTTCCCCGCCAACGCCTCGCAGACTGAGCGCGACGTCGAGTTCGAGACCGGCAATTCCTTCTTCCTCAGCGAGAGTGCCCTAGGCCGCGACCTTGGCGTCCTCTCCGCCACCCTTCACCAACAGTCCCTCTACAGCGGTAGTGGCCTCCGTGTCATCGATGCAATGTGCGGCTGCAGCATCCGCACTCTCCGTTACCTGGCCCAGGCCGGCGCCGACTTCGTCTGGGCCAACGACGCCTCCGAGGACTGCCGGCCCCTCATCCTCTCCAATCTATCCCGCCACCCCCGCGTGTCTCCAGGTGGCGACCGCTGCTGGGTCGTCAGCCACCTCGACGCCAATAGGGTCCTGGCAGAGAACTACCTCCGTAGGGAGTTCTTCGATTTCGTGGACGTTGATTCCTTTGGGAGCAACTCCTCGTTCATGGGGATGGCTGTTGCCACTGTTAGGAAGGGAGGATTGTTGTACATCACCTCCACTGATGGGCATTCCTCAGGAGGGCATCGACCTCACTGGTAA